A genomic region of Streptococcus suis contains the following coding sequences:
- a CDS encoding aldo/keto reductase, with translation MQRLGQTGLEVSRIALGCMRMASLTEQETAKVLDTVVGQGINFFDHADIYGGGESEIRFAQGTKLAGLKREDLLLQSKCGIRKGYFDFSKDYILESVDGILKRLDTEYLDVLALHRPDALMEAEEVAEAFHLLKKAGKVHHFGVSNQNIYQMELLQSYLDQPLAVNQLQLSPAHTPLIDAGLHVNMKDDAATMRDGGLIDYCQLKKITIQAWSPFLIDLQRGIFANHPDYALLNQTIGEIAERYNVSHETIVVAWILRHPAKIQTIVGSMNPERLTKIAQASQITLTRPEWYEIYKSAGNILP, from the coding sequence ATGCAAAGATTAGGACAAACAGGTCTAGAAGTTTCACGAATTGCTTTAGGCTGTATGCGAATGGCTAGTTTGACAGAGCAGGAAACTGCTAAAGTATTAGATACAGTCGTTGGACAGGGAATCAACTTTTTCGACCATGCGGATATTTATGGTGGTGGTGAGTCAGAAATCCGTTTTGCTCAGGGCACCAAGTTGGCAGGTCTCAAGCGTGAGGACCTGCTTCTCCAGTCCAAATGTGGCATTCGTAAAGGTTATTTTGATTTCTCAAAAGACTATATTTTGGAATCTGTGGACGGGATTTTGAAGCGCTTGGATACAGAATATTTAGATGTTCTCGCCTTACACCGTCCGGATGCTCTAATGGAAGCAGAGGAAGTGGCAGAAGCCTTTCATCTCTTGAAAAAAGCAGGGAAGGTTCATCATTTCGGCGTCAGCAACCAAAATATTTACCAAATGGAGTTATTGCAATCCTATCTAGATCAACCGCTTGCAGTTAATCAATTGCAGCTATCTCCTGCTCATACGCCTTTGATTGATGCAGGACTACATGTCAATATGAAAGATGATGCTGCGACTATGCGTGATGGTGGACTGATTGACTATTGCCAGCTTAAAAAAATCACTATCCAAGCCTGGTCTCCTTTCTTGATTGATTTGCAACGAGGTATTTTTGCCAACCATCCTGACTATGCTCTTTTAAATCAAACGATTGGGGAAATAGCAGAGCGATACAATGTTTCACATGAAACAATTGTCGTAGCTTGGATTTTGCGTCATCCAGCAAAGATTCAAACCATAGTTGGGTCCATGAATCCAGAACGTTTGACCAAGATTGCACAAGCTAGTCAGATTACCTTGACTCGACCAGAATGGTACGAAATATATAAAAGTGCAGGCAACATCTTGCCCTAG
- a CDS encoding glycosyltransferase family 2 protein — MTLLSIAIPSYNSEAYLHYCVHSLVMGGDKVEILIINDGSTDRTQEIAEGLENQFSNVRAIYQDNKGHGGAVNTGIREAKGKYFKVVDSDDWVDTRAYLKILESLQALEDENTPVDAFISNFVYEKEGQSRKKSMSYQSTLPENRIFGWEDVGAFSKGQYMMMHSLIYRTDLLREVGLVLPEHTFYVDNIFVFTPLQAVKTMFYLPVDFYRYFIGRNDQSVNESVMIKRIDQQLKVNRILVDNLDLEAIDNPDLRSYLLNHVEITTIISCALLNRAGTAEHMMKKQELWHYIRDNNPSLFKIVRKGLLGQLTNLYGYPGRKISNAVYKIAKRIYGFN; from the coding sequence ATGACCTTACTAAGCATTGCCATTCCGAGTTATAATTCGGAGGCCTACCTTCATTATTGTGTTCATTCCCTTGTAATGGGTGGTGACAAGGTTGAAATTCTGATTATTAACGACGGGTCGACCGATCGGACTCAGGAAATCGCAGAGGGACTAGAGAATCAATTTTCAAACGTACGTGCCATCTATCAGGACAATAAGGGCCATGGCGGAGCTGTTAATACAGGGATACGTGAGGCCAAGGGGAAGTACTTTAAAGTTGTAGATTCAGATGACTGGGTCGATACCAGGGCCTATTTGAAGATCCTGGAGAGTTTGCAGGCTTTGGAAGATGAAAATACGCCAGTTGATGCCTTTATCTCCAACTTTGTTTACGAAAAAGAGGGACAATCTCGTAAAAAATCCATGTCTTATCAATCCACTCTACCTGAGAACCGTATTTTCGGCTGGGAGGATGTGGGTGCCTTTTCTAAGGGTCAGTACATGATGATGCATTCCTTGATTTACAGGACAGATTTATTGCGCGAGGTTGGTCTCGTTCTACCAGAACATACCTTCTATGTGGATAATATTTTCGTATTTACCCCTTTACAGGCTGTGAAAACGATGTTCTATCTGCCAGTAGATTTTTATCGTTACTTTATTGGGCGAAATGACCAGTCTGTCAATGAGTCTGTCATGATTAAACGAATTGACCAGCAGTTGAAAGTCAATCGAATCTTGGTAGACAATTTAGACTTGGAGGCGATTGACAATCCTGATTTACGGAGTTATTTGCTCAATCATGTGGAAATTACCACCATTATCTCCTGTGCTCTTCTCAATCGTGCTGGAACAGCTGAACATATGATGAAAAAGCAGGAACTCTGGCACTATATTCGGGATAACAATCCATCTCTATTTAAGATTGTTCGAAAAGGGTTACTCGGTCAATTAACCAACCTTTACGGTTACCCAGGCCGAAAAATTTCCAATGCCGTCTATAAAATCGCGAAAAGAATTTATGGTTTTAACTAA
- a CDS encoding glycoside hydrolase family 3 C-terminal domain-containing protein, producing the protein MKHQEIINRLTLEEKAALMSGKSVWETKDYPEKGIPSIFLSDGPHGIRKQEGEGDHLGLNASVPATCFPTAATLANSWDVDLVERVGQGLGAEANSLGVNVILGPGLNIKRSPLCGRNFEYYSEDPYQAGKLAAAMIRGMQSQGVAATPKHLAVNSQELRRMASDSIVDERTLRELYLTGFEIAVREGNPRAIMSAYNKINGVYANEDKRLLRDILRDEWGFTGFVVSDWGGSNDHVLGVENGSHLEMPGTKKVGQKEIVDAVQSGRLSEQVLNERVDELLDVVLELANAEKQTVDYSAQHELARQAAAESIVLLKNKDQTLPLSSEIKIALIGEFAQNPRYQGAGSSLINTRQLDKIVDCIADYPLNVIGYEQGYQRVDKEDGELVDKAVNLANQAELVLYYMGLDEMSESEGLDRQHLSLPKNQVSLLNALVGTGKKIVVVLSAGSVVDMNWDVDVDAVLHGYLSGEAGARAMLDTLTGRVNPSGKLSETYPVELADVPSSEGYPAEGDFSLYKESLYVGYRYFTSVDNVVKYPFGYGLSYTDFSYSQLEVSESGISVTITNTGMVDGAEIIQLYVGKEDSQIYRPVKELKGFKKVFIKAGESKQIFIPFEDYTFRYFNKETGQFEVEAGNYLLYVGASSQDIRLVGEITRHGTVDQFPASEQLPTYLTAQVQAVSSQDFAQLLGRPVPEETWKIGQELSLNDPVLKLQFAKSGLARGVHKLLVSLLKKAEQKGTPDLNLLFLYNMPFRAMAKMTGDMLDLPMVEGILTIVNGHFFKGLGQLWRAYQAKRKYQKQLS; encoded by the coding sequence ATGAAGCATCAGGAGATTATTAATCGTTTAACATTGGAAGAAAAAGCTGCACTCATGTCAGGAAAATCTGTTTGGGAAACCAAGGATTACCCCGAAAAAGGAATTCCATCTATCTTTTTGTCTGATGGGCCACATGGAATTCGCAAGCAAGAAGGTGAAGGTGATCACTTAGGGCTGAATGCGTCTGTCCCTGCAACTTGTTTCCCAACAGCTGCTACCTTGGCAAATTCTTGGGATGTGGATCTGGTTGAACGTGTCGGACAAGGTCTCGGCGCAGAAGCAAACAGCTTGGGTGTCAATGTCATTTTGGGTCCGGGGCTTAATATCAAGCGCAGTCCCTTATGTGGTCGAAACTTTGAGTATTATTCAGAAGATCCTTATCAGGCGGGAAAACTGGCGGCCGCAATGATTCGAGGAATGCAGTCGCAAGGTGTTGCGGCAACACCTAAGCATTTAGCTGTAAACAGTCAGGAATTGCGCCGTATGGCTTCAGACTCCATTGTTGATGAGCGCACGCTGAGAGAGCTCTATCTGACAGGATTTGAGATTGCTGTGCGTGAAGGAAATCCAAGGGCAATCATGTCTGCATATAACAAAATAAACGGCGTCTATGCTAATGAAGATAAGCGCCTCTTGCGTGACATTCTTCGTGACGAATGGGGCTTTACTGGCTTTGTCGTATCGGATTGGGGAGGCTCCAATGACCATGTTCTCGGTGTTGAAAATGGTAGTCATTTGGAAATGCCAGGTACAAAAAAGGTCGGTCAAAAGGAAATTGTTGACGCTGTTCAGTCTGGTCGTCTGTCCGAGCAGGTATTGAATGAGCGCGTGGATGAGCTACTTGATGTGGTTTTGGAGTTGGCCAATGCTGAAAAACAAACTGTAGATTATTCTGCACAACATGAATTGGCCCGTCAGGCTGCTGCTGAAAGCATTGTATTATTAAAAAATAAGGATCAGACCTTGCCCTTATCTAGCGAGATAAAAATAGCCCTCATCGGAGAATTTGCCCAAAATCCTCGCTATCAAGGAGCCGGTTCTTCATTAATCAATACAAGACAATTAGATAAAATAGTGGATTGTATCGCGGATTATCCATTAAATGTCATTGGTTACGAACAAGGCTATCAACGTGTAGATAAAGAGGATGGGGAGTTAGTTGACAAAGCTGTCAACCTTGCTAACCAAGCAGAACTTGTTCTGTACTATATGGGGCTGGATGAAATGAGTGAAAGTGAAGGCTTGGATCGTCAACATCTAAGTCTCCCCAAAAACCAGGTATCCTTACTGAATGCCTTGGTAGGGACAGGTAAAAAAATCGTTGTTGTCCTATCAGCTGGTTCGGTTGTGGATATGAATTGGGATGTGGATGTAGATGCGGTTCTTCACGGCTATCTATCAGGAGAAGCTGGCGCTAGAGCCATGTTAGATACCTTGACAGGTCGTGTCAACCCGTCAGGGAAACTAAGCGAGACCTATCCTGTTGAATTGGCAGATGTTCCGTCTTCTGAGGGCTATCCTGCTGAGGGAGATTTTTCCCTCTATAAGGAATCTCTCTATGTAGGCTACCGTTACTTTACAAGTGTTGACAATGTTGTCAAGTATCCCTTTGGCTATGGATTGTCCTACACAGACTTTTCTTACAGTCAATTAGAAGTGTCTGAATCAGGGATTTCCGTCACGATCACTAATACAGGAATGGTAGATGGGGCTGAAATTATCCAATTGTACGTAGGCAAAGAAGACAGTCAGATTTACCGACCTGTAAAGGAATTAAAAGGCTTTAAAAAGGTATTTATAAAAGCAGGCGAGTCCAAACAAATTTTTATCCCTTTTGAGGACTATACTTTCCGTTATTTTAATAAAGAGACAGGCCAATTTGAAGTAGAGGCTGGAAATTATCTCTTGTATGTAGGTGCAAGTAGTCAGGATATTCGCTTGGTTGGTGAGATTACCCGGCATGGTACAGTAGACCAATTTCCTGCTTCAGAACAGCTTCCGACTTATCTGACAGCCCAAGTACAGGCTGTTTCATCGCAGGATTTTGCACAATTGCTTGGACGTCCAGTTCCAGAAGAAACTTGGAAAATCGGTCAAGAACTGAGCCTGAACGATCCAGTTTTGAAACTCCAATTTGCGAAGAGTGGGTTGGCACGTGGTGTGCATAAACTATTGGTTAGCTTACTCAAAAAAGCAGAGCAGAAAGGGACTCCTGACTTGAACCTGCTGTTCCTTTATAATATGCCATTTAGGGCAATGGCAAAGATGACAGGTGACATGCTCGATTTACCGATGGTAGAAGGGATTCTAACTATTGTCAATGGCCATTTTTTCAAGGGTTTAGGCCAACTATGGAGAGCCTATCAAGCAAAAAGAAAATATCAAAAGCAACTTTCCTGA
- a CDS encoding GtrA family protein, producing MKEWIAKHPDLWEFIKFNVLSNIATITNFCVLWLSTNFLFTALSSQPFHWFIFHYSVENGGLNGFLSFLLAYVAAQIVNYIVQRKLVFGAENDISKTLHWYIITVLVAGILSIVLPPYTTQLFTSWGLSLGWAQTAANWVNIFVQVAVNYPMMKFVIMK from the coding sequence ATGAAAGAATGGATTGCTAAACACCCAGACTTGTGGGAATTTATCAAGTTTAATGTATTATCAAACATAGCGACCATTACAAATTTCTGTGTTCTTTGGTTGTCGACAAATTTCCTCTTTACAGCCTTGTCAAGTCAGCCATTTCACTGGTTCATCTTCCATTATTCCGTAGAAAATGGCGGTTTAAACGGCTTTCTCTCCTTCTTATTGGCCTATGTAGCGGCACAGATTGTCAACTATATCGTCCAAAGGAAGTTGGTATTTGGTGCAGAAAATGATATTTCCAAAACCCTCCATTGGTATATCATAACTGTTCTAGTTGCAGGAATTTTGTCCATTGTGCTACCACCTTATACTACTCAGCTTTTTACATCATGGGGCTTGAGTTTGGGTTGGGCACAGACAGCAGCCAATTGGGTCAATATTTTCGTTCAAGTGGCTGTCAACTATCCGATGATGAAGTTTGTAATCATGAAATAA
- a CDS encoding glycoside hydrolase family 3 C-terminal domain-containing protein yields MKAWKKLGLASLVTLMGNVGVTVFAAEDYASSYQAWDAAGIAKTVLICGSLAVVALFAYYIYKGMKNKAFVSKKSKIFTSLLALLGVIIIGANYAVNMFVNVIDTYFAPSYADETKIAEAEEVSKSLVTTIQEEGTVLLENKNQTLPLEKSSKVNVFGISSVAITYGGSGSGAADESKNVNLQQGLENAGFEVNSELTDFYTENLPEKEGTNIFSLNGGDYNIYEPTQDKYTDELLTNAKNFSDTALLVISRNGGEGADLPQNMAEYQQGDKDKHYLELQDVEKAMLKTVTENFDKVVVLVNSSNAMELGFLEDAGVDAALWIGGPGSTGLNGVANVLAGDVNPSGRLVDTYAYDLETNPTYWNTGDFSYTNITYEDTPWGAKEPQTFNYKFVNYQEGIYLGYRYYETRFVDNATGQVDEAAYDATVQYPFGYGLSYTTFDQEITSMKENGDKIEVNVKVTNTGDVAGKEVAQVYYTAPYTEGGIEKSHVVLAGFDKTDVLEPGQSEEMTISFDRDDMASYDEKTEKAYVLDKGDYQIKLMNNAHDVLDSETYTVDSKEVLKQRSSDKAEVTNAFEYAVGDVKYVTRADWESTLPTERTKDKEASEQIAAEVDRSNFRIDESSETPIDTVTTEDNGLRLVDLIGADYDDERWEQLVAQMSIDEMVNLIGYGGYATGAVKSIDKPAVVDLDGPAGINGIFQGIKGVQYNSEVVVASTWNTDLAEEMGDAFAKEALAHGIVGLYAPAVNIHRSPFSGRNFEYYSEDPLISGKMASSLVAKALENGVYTFTKHFALNDQEDNRDGVATWSNEQAIREIYLKAFEIPVKEGGATAIMSSFNRIGTLWAGGNSDLLNTVLRDEWGFKGMVITDFAGKDYMSPDQAIRNGGDLMLTPMGSLPTAASTGTEEGVAALRQASKNILYTVAHSAAFDIYKPKTKWWIVALVASNIALIGLTGFGLVKLTGKKKEEKNAA; encoded by the coding sequence ATGAAGGCTTGGAAAAAACTTGGTTTAGCAAGTTTAGTTACTCTCATGGGAAATGTCGGAGTAACGGTATTTGCGGCGGAAGATTATGCCAGTTCCTATCAAGCATGGGATGCAGCAGGGATTGCAAAGACTGTTTTAATATGTGGTAGCTTAGCAGTCGTAGCTTTATTCGCATACTATATTTACAAAGGTATGAAGAATAAGGCATTTGTTTCCAAAAAATCAAAGATCTTTACTTCACTTTTGGCATTATTAGGTGTAATAATCATTGGTGCCAACTATGCTGTCAATATGTTTGTCAATGTAATCGACACCTATTTTGCGCCGTCTTATGCAGATGAGACAAAAATAGCTGAGGCAGAAGAGGTTTCTAAATCTTTGGTAACAACTATTCAAGAAGAAGGCACTGTCTTGCTTGAAAACAAAAATCAGACCCTACCGCTTGAAAAATCATCTAAGGTCAATGTCTTTGGTATTTCTTCTGTAGCCATTACTTACGGAGGATCTGGTTCAGGTGCTGCGGATGAGTCTAAAAACGTTAATCTGCAACAAGGTCTTGAAAATGCTGGTTTTGAAGTCAATAGTGAATTGACTGATTTCTACACAGAAAACCTACCAGAAAAAGAAGGTACTAACATCTTCTCTCTTAATGGTGGAGATTACAATATCTATGAGCCAACTCAAGACAAATACACAGATGAATTGCTAACAAACGCGAAGAACTTCTCCGATACAGCCTTGCTGGTCATTTCTCGTAACGGTGGTGAGGGTGCAGACCTTCCACAAAATATGGCAGAATACCAACAAGGTGACAAGGATAAGCACTATCTTGAACTTCAAGATGTTGAGAAGGCTATGCTGAAAACTGTGACTGAAAACTTTGACAAAGTTGTTGTATTGGTCAACTCTTCAAATGCTATGGAACTTGGCTTCTTGGAAGATGCAGGTGTCGATGCAGCTCTATGGATTGGAGGACCAGGTTCAACTGGTTTGAACGGTGTAGCCAATGTCTTGGCAGGAGATGTCAACCCGTCTGGTCGCTTGGTCGATACCTATGCCTATGACTTGGAAACCAACCCAACCTACTGGAATACAGGGGACTTCTCTTATACAAATATTACTTATGAAGATACTCCATGGGGAGCAAAAGAGCCTCAGACCTTTAACTACAAATTTGTTAACTACCAAGAAGGCATCTATCTAGGCTATCGTTACTATGAAACTCGCTTTGTTGACAACGCGACTGGTCAAGTAGATGAGGCAGCCTACGATGCAACAGTGCAATATCCATTTGGCTACGGTTTGAGCTATACAACATTTGACCAAGAAATCACCAGTATGAAAGAAAATGGTGACAAGATTGAGGTCAATGTCAAAGTAACTAACACTGGTGATGTAGCTGGTAAAGAAGTTGCACAAGTTTATTACACTGCTCCATATACCGAAGGTGGCATTGAAAAATCCCATGTTGTCTTGGCTGGCTTTGACAAGACAGATGTACTTGAACCAGGACAAAGTGAAGAAATGACAATTTCCTTCGACCGTGATGACATGGCATCTTACGATGAAAAGACTGAAAAAGCCTATGTATTGGATAAAGGTGACTACCAGATCAAACTCATGAATAATGCTCATGATGTATTGGACTCAGAAACTTACACAGTTGACAGCAAGGAAGTCTTGAAGCAACGTTCATCTGACAAGGCTGAGGTAACTAATGCATTTGAATATGCTGTTGGCGATGTTAAGTATGTAACCCGTGCGGACTGGGAAAGTACTTTGCCAACTGAACGTACAAAAGATAAAGAAGCTAGTGAGCAAATTGCTGCTGAGGTTGATCGCTCGAACTTCCGCATTGACGAATCTTCAGAAACACCGATTGATACAGTAACAACAGAAGATAATGGACTTCGTTTGGTTGATTTGATTGGTGCAGACTATGATGATGAGCGTTGGGAACAATTAGTTGCTCAAATGTCTATTGACGAAATGGTCAACTTAATCGGTTATGGTGGTTATGCAACAGGAGCAGTCAAATCAATTGATAAACCAGCTGTTGTTGACTTGGACGGCCCTGCTGGTATTAACGGTATCTTCCAAGGTATCAAAGGTGTTCAATACAATTCAGAAGTTGTTGTTGCTTCTACTTGGAATACTGACTTGGCTGAAGAAATGGGTGATGCTTTTGCCAAAGAGGCATTGGCACATGGTATCGTTGGTCTATATGCCCCAGCTGTGAACATCCACCGCTCACCATTTTCAGGTCGTAACTTCGAGTACTATTCAGAAGATCCACTGATTTCAGGTAAAATGGCAAGCTCACTGGTAGCAAAAGCTCTGGAAAATGGAGTCTATACCTTCACAAAACACTTTGCTCTCAATGACCAAGAAGATAACCGTGATGGTGTTGCAACATGGTCTAATGAACAAGCTATCCGTGAAATCTATCTGAAAGCCTTTGAAATTCCTGTAAAAGAAGGCGGAGCGACTGCTATTATGTCATCCTTTAACCGTATTGGTACCCTCTGGGCAGGGGGTAATAGCGACCTCTTGAATACTGTCCTTCGTGACGAGTGGGGCTTCAAAGGGATGGTGATTACAGACTTTGCAGGTAAGGATTACATGAGTCCAGACCAGGCTATCCGCAATGGTGGTGACCTCATGTTGACACCTATGGGAAGCCTCCCTACAGCAGCATCAACAGGTACAGAAGAAGGTGTTGCAGCACTTCGTCAGGCAAGCAAAAATATCTTGTACACCGTTGCTCATTCTGCAGCCTTTGACATCTACAAACCAAAAACGAAATGGTGGATTGTAGCTTTAGTAGCAAGCAATATTGCCCTAATCGGATTGACAGGTTTCGGTCTTGTCAAGTTGACAGGTAAGAAAAAAGAAGAAAAAAACGCAGCATAA
- a CDS encoding LytR/AlgR family response regulator transcription factor, protein MKIAIVEDQKIEQDRLSNYIKTYCQKAGIAVEISCFNDGLHITSDYQKQFDLIYLDVEMEIMDGMTTAQKIRSVDKDVLIVFVTNHSHVAIQGYSVEAIDFLLKPLSSFVFEEHFKKILRKLPDSQEKQSLYIKSKQSTVKLYQEDIVYLESQGHQVHIYTVDGGLTITHNSLKNLEAMLDSKLFVRAHSAYIINLSHVQKVEGSLVYVTNTALPISRPRKKEFMTALTNFIGDSLL, encoded by the coding sequence ATGAAAATCGCGATTGTAGAAGATCAAAAAATCGAGCAAGATAGATTGTCCAATTACATCAAAACCTACTGCCAAAAAGCTGGGATTGCAGTGGAAATCAGCTGTTTTAATGACGGTCTCCATATCACTAGTGACTATCAAAAACAATTTGACCTGATTTACCTAGATGTCGAGATGGAGATTATGGACGGGATGACCACTGCTCAAAAGATTCGGTCTGTGGATAAAGATGTTCTCATCGTCTTTGTGACCAATCATTCCCATGTCGCTATTCAGGGTTATTCTGTTGAGGCCATTGATTTTCTTCTCAAACCACTGAGCTCCTTTGTCTTTGAGGAACATTTTAAAAAAATTCTGAGAAAATTACCCGATAGTCAAGAGAAACAAAGTTTGTATATAAAAAGCAAGCAATCCACTGTAAAACTCTATCAAGAAGATATTGTTTACCTAGAAAGTCAAGGACATCAGGTTCATATCTACACAGTTGACGGTGGCCTAACGATTACCCATAATAGTCTCAAGAATCTCGAAGCCATGTTAGACAGTAAATTGTTTGTACGGGCCCACTCCGCCTATATCATCAATTTGTCCCACGTTCAAAAAGTGGAAGGTAGCCTTGTTTACGTCACAAATACAGCCTTGCCGATTAGCCGCCCAAGAAAAAAAGAATTTATGACAGCTCTAACCAACTTCATCGGAGATAGCCTACTATGA
- a CDS encoding sensor histidine kinase → MINFPDIPRFYSALTESLACLLVCSSLVLSEKWSHKQFRIFLIFLIQILLQLVAGKLPLLFWTVGMGINIAWMFVSIRLLGVIHKRTSLYLTAKAFIIAELVASITWHLYCLTIYQQPVDNLWTQGLFLLITSLLSYWLIYLQDKKVYLEELDKFIEQRDVTVAVFTTLSIFVLSNIGFILSGTRQFQDSTSIFILRTTVNLSGLLLLFTQESQQYDRYLRQELTSINNMFQLQYKQYQAYRENSEILDRKVHDLKHQLAIIQQESDKTKKEKYLEEMSEVIQTLDAKIETGNPVLDTILSQKNYYCLQNGINFTCIVQGEPLHFMDVMDISALFGNAIDNAIEAVEKIDNPEQRLITLKVASHQQFLIIRLDNYDTSSLDLSTGQLPETSKTNKDYHGFGLKSMEYVANKYGGSLTLSKEDNWVQLKIILPLQA, encoded by the coding sequence ATGATCAATTTCCCTGATATTCCACGTTTCTATTCTGCTCTAACAGAAAGCTTGGCCTGCCTACTGGTCTGTTCCTCACTTGTTTTGTCTGAAAAATGGTCACACAAACAGTTCCGTATCTTCCTGATTTTCCTCATACAAATCTTACTTCAACTTGTAGCTGGCAAACTCCCTTTGCTTTTTTGGACTGTGGGAATGGGCATCAATATCGCTTGGATGTTTGTTTCCATTCGATTGCTTGGAGTTATCCACAAGAGGACAAGTCTCTATTTGACAGCAAAAGCCTTTATTATTGCCGAATTAGTAGCCTCCATTACTTGGCATCTCTACTGTTTGACGATTTATCAACAACCTGTGGATAACTTGTGGACACAGGGGTTATTTCTGTTGATAACTTCTCTACTTTCTTACTGGCTCATCTATCTACAAGATAAAAAAGTTTACTTAGAAGAATTGGATAAATTCATTGAGCAGCGAGATGTGACGGTAGCTGTCTTTACAACCTTATCTATCTTTGTTCTTAGTAATATTGGTTTCATCCTCTCAGGCACGCGCCAATTTCAAGACTCGACCAGCATTTTCATCCTCCGGACAACCGTCAATCTCTCTGGTCTTCTGCTCCTATTTACCCAAGAATCTCAACAATACGATCGCTACTTACGGCAGGAATTGACTTCTATCAATAATATGTTTCAACTTCAATACAAGCAATACCAAGCCTATCGTGAAAACAGTGAGATTCTTGACCGTAAGGTCCATGATTTAAAGCATCAACTGGCCATCATTCAGCAAGAATCGGATAAAACAAAAAAGGAGAAATACCTGGAGGAAATGAGCGAGGTGATCCAGACCCTTGATGCCAAGATTGAAACAGGAAATCCCGTTCTAGATACCATTCTCAGCCAGAAAAATTATTACTGTCTGCAAAATGGAATCAACTTTACCTGTATTGTTCAGGGAGAACCCCTTCATTTTATGGATGTAATGGATATTTCAGCTCTGTTTGGAAATGCCATTGACAATGCCATCGAGGCTGTTGAAAAAATAGATAACCCTGAACAACGCTTGATTACTTTAAAGGTTGCCAGCCATCAGCAATTTCTCATCATTCGATTAGACAACTACGATACCTCTTCACTAGACTTATCCACAGGACAGCTCCCTGAAACCTCAAAAACAAATAAGGACTACCACGGATTCGGTCTTAAGAGTATGGAGTATGTTGCCAATAAATACGGTGGCAGTCTCACACTTAGCAAGGAAGATAATTGGGTGCAACTAAAAATCATTCTCCCCTTACAAGCATAG